The Nicotiana sylvestris chromosome 6, ASM39365v2, whole genome shotgun sequence genomic sequence GGAGAAGATGTGGGAGTCGAGGGTGAGATGATTCGAACATGTTAAGAGGAGAAATATTGAAGCTCATGTTAGGAGATGTGAAAGGTTGGCCATGACGGGTTTGAGAAGAGGTCAAGGTAGGTAAAAGAAGTACTggagagaggtgattaggcaagacacgACGCCGCTTCACCTTACTGAGGATATGACCCTTGACAGAATGGTGTGGAGGTCGAtgattagggtagaaggttagtaggtagttgaAAATCTCTCATTTTGTTATTAGTAGCACTAGTAACACTCATGTCCCTTCATATTCTTAGATCTATATTACGCCATGTTGTTTAGTTGACTTCAATTATCATATTTTCATATTGTTACTATTTGGTACTACTTATTCGTttccctctctttttcttcttcttcttctccttgttTTTATTCTTCTCACCTtttttgagtcgagggtctatttGAAACAACTTCTTTACCTTCACTAGGTAGAGATAAGGTGTACGTACACACTATGCCGTTCAAATCCCATCTAGGAGAATATACTgagtttattattattattattattttatttgtaattattGATGGATCTTACTAACATAATACATGACGGTAATACGTTGTCGCCTACTTCCGAAACCCCCACTGAACCTTTGGCTCCACGCCTCCAATTATATTTTGGTCCACACAGTAGCACTTGGACCCTCTTCTCCGTACCCCATTGGCAAACCCACAACCACAATTACCTAATccttatttttatataaatacaCATATCTCCCCTTCCCCCTTTTTCCTTATCATCATCACACTGCAATTACCAAATCCATTCCTCTAcagcttcttcttttccttaCCAATCCACCTCCAATCTCTTTGAAATCAAGTTACAGAAATCTTTTGTTCGTGTAGGAAATTCGAGAAATCTtaggaaaaaaaaatattattgttgTTTAGAGAGAGGGTAAATCCCAGGTAAACAAGTTGTAGACATCACGGCTATACACAAAGCAAACCGCCGACCATTCTTACATGTTCGTTCAGTACGACGTAAGGGTTGTGTAACTGCCACCAATCCTGCGCCGCACGGCGGACGTGGCGCTTTGCCCTCTGAAGGCGGTAGTCCTTCCGACCTCCTCTTCCTTGCCGGCGGTGgttctctcctttcttcttcctGCTAGATTTACTTACTTATATACCTTACATAGTTAATTCCTTCTCCGTAAATTACTAATTGTTTTGCACATTAGCAATTATTAAGGTTGTTCTTGTACCTAGTATTTTTACCTTGAAAAATCAAAGCAAAAAAACCAAACATGATGCTCAAGATTAAGAGGGTTCCTACACTTGTTTCCAACTTCCAaaaagaagaggctgaagaaacTCTTGCTCGTGGTGCTGGCTGTGGCCGCAATTGCCTCCGATACTGCTGCCTTCcaggtaacttttttttttattgtctTTGTCTTAATTTGCTCTTTTccgttctttttttttaaaaaaattttatTTTGCATAATATTAGCCCGAGATGAGTTTAAACGGAGTAACATGGTCAAATTGACCAGCTTTTCAGTTAAATCAGACTAGATTACTGTAAAGTTACAATTTTTAACTACTCAAATGGTGAAAAATCTACTGTTTAAGTGTTGGTTAAAGTTTTACTTTGTGTGAATCTACGGAAACAGAAAGTGTCAAACATTTTGGAACAGATAATTGAGGCTCTTTGTAATTGGGTTTAATCTGTAGCTGATTTAGCAGAATATTGATTTTGTTATTTGGATTGTGAAAAGGGTCAAAGCTGCCGCTGTATGCTTCCAAGAATTTGAGAAAGGGCAAGTCTGTTGCCGATGAAACCAAGGAACCTCCTGTTGACTTCTTGGAATCCCTCCTTCTTGGGGAAGTAAGTCTGaaacttttattattttaatggAGTATCAAATTTTAGATGAATATTTTGATTAGTTCTGAACTTGATGTCAATTTTTGATTATATCTAGTGGGAGGATCGTCAGCAGAAAGGTCTCTTTCGCTATGATGTCACTGCTTGCGAAACCAAGGTCTTTACTCTTTTCCCTTTTACTCTTTTGTCTTTTGCTTACTGTAACTGATAAGTTCTTTTTCAATTTTAGTTGATGCCTACACGTTTTACTTCAGTAGTTTCGAGTTAGATGGACTTGATTTTGAAATATTGTTTTAAACAAAGTTATTCTATAGATAATGACAGGAGTGGAAAGGGAAACTTTAATATGGTAGAAAATCATGTAGTTCTGGAAAGGTTGGATCATGTCTTTTGAAACGTTAAACATGGTCAATGATATTATGAGCTGCAAATGCATGATACCTTTTTGTTCCAAAAATTCTCGGGTTTATAGACTATATAAGGTTAAGGAAGAAGTGGTCATTTATGTCTTAGTTAAGGAAGTAGTAGTCATTTTTCTCTTACTCTAACATATTGCGGTAAATTGTTGATACAAATGCTATGCTCTTGAATTTTCAAAACCGAAAATGAAGTGAATGAAAACTAGACTAGCTTTTTGTATAGGTGCATGGAAGTATGTGCTGTGATATAGTAGTACATGGCTCTTATCATGTTTTTGCTTCAGAATCTTGCTGGTTTTGACTAATGTGAAGCAAGTATACTTCATTTGTGAATCTGCCtaaatttaatttgaaaataaattggTTTAGGTTATTCCTGGAGAATATGGTTTCATTGCTCAACTGAATGAGGGAAGGCACCTCAAGAAGAGGCCAACTGAGTTTCGCGTTGATAAGGTGCTGCAGCCTTTTGATGGAAGCAAGTTCAACTTCACCAAAGTTGGTCAGGAGGAGTTGCTCTTTCAGTTTGAAGCAAGTGAGGACAACGATGTCCAATTCTTTCCAAATGCGCCCATTGATGCCGAGAAATCTCCAAGTGTTGTTGCCATCAATGTATGTTCTTCGCTAGTTTTGCATATATTTTGGAACCCCTTTGTGTAAGTAGAAGCATTTATTGATGAGTGTATTGGTGTTCAATGCAACAGGTCAGTCCCATTGAGTACGGACACGTGCTTTTGATCCCTAAGGTCCTTGAATGCCTTCCCCAGAGGATCGACAGGGACAGCTTATTGCTTGCACTGCAAATGGCTGCCGAAGCAGCAAACCCATACTTCCGATTGGGTTATAACAGCTTGGGTGCATTTGCTACTATCAACCATCTTCACTTTCAGGTTTTTGTCTACAACACTTTATGTGGTTCCCATGTTTTTAGATCCATTTCCTTGAAAACCCTAGGGATTAATAATTAGAGGGGAATTCAATTTCGTCATTGTTGCTCTATGCAGGCTTATTACCTGGCTGTGCCATTCCCCATGGAGAAGGC encodes the following:
- the LOC104223113 gene encoding GDP-L-galactose phosphorylase 1-like, translating into MMLKIKRVPTLVSNFQKEEAEETLARGAGCGRNCLRYCCLPGSKLPLYASKNLRKGKSVADETKEPPVDFLESLLLGEWEDRQQKGLFRYDVTACETKVIPGEYGFIAQLNEGRHLKKRPTEFRVDKVLQPFDGSKFNFTKVGQEELLFQFEASEDNDVQFFPNAPIDAEKSPSVVAINVSPIEYGHVLLIPKVLECLPQRIDRDSLLLALQMAAEAANPYFRLGYNSLGAFATINHLHFQAYYLAVPFPMEKAPTRKITFADAGVKISEMLNYPVRGLVFEGGNTLEDLANVVSGSCVFLQENNIPYNVLISDSAKRVFLLPQCYAEKQALGEVSSELLDTQVNPAVWEISGHMVLKRKEDYEGATEANAWRLLAEVSLSEARFQEVTALIFEAIDCSVEENENATEGSPEKPDVAPQPMEEIDALNTHATMVPV